The nucleotide window ACGGACGATCCCTCCTCTAATGTTTTTGTTCGCGCAGTATATGATACAACAGTACCGCTTGTTTAGTCACGAAAAGACCTTGTAAAAATAGAAAACCGCCGCCTGTTCCAGCTTGCGGCGGCGGTCTGTGAATCGTTTGCTTAGACCGGGACTACATGCCCATGTAAGCCCTCTTGACCTCGTCGGAGTCGAGCAGTTCCCTTGCCGTGCCCGACTGGACCAGTCTGCCCGTCTGCAGAACGTAACCCCTGTCCGCTATCTCCAGCGCCTCCTGGACCATCTGCTCCACCAGCAGCACCGTGATGCCCCTCTCGTTGATCAGGACCACCGTCTCGAAGACCCTCTCAACCAGGCTCGGCATCAGGCCGAGCGACAGCTCGTCCAGCATTATGAGCTTGGGTCCCGACATGAGGCCCCTGGCTATGGCGCACATCTGCTGCTCCCCGCCGCTCAGGGTCTCGGCCGTCTGGGCACTCCTGTCCTTCAGCCTGGGGAAGAGCTTGAACATCTCCTCAAGCCTCTCCTCGATCAGTGCCCGGTCGTCGTGGATGAAGGCGCCGAGCTCGAGGTTCTCCTTGACTGTGAGCTTGGGGAAGAGCCTTCTCCCCTCCGGTATGTAGGACAGCCCCTTTCGGACATTGGACGACGCGGGAGCCCTGGTGATGTCCTCTCCCTCGAACAGGATCTGGCCTCGTGTCGGATGCATAAGCCCGCACACGGCGCGCATGGTGGTCGATTTTCCCGCGCCGTTCGCGCCGATTATAGCCACGATCTCCCCCTTGTTCACCTCCAGGGATAGGCCGCGTATGACGGGAGCGCCGTCGTAGCCGCAGTGGATATCTTTAACCTCGAGCATCGCGGCCATCGCTATCAACTCCCTTCGAATCCCTCTGCAGTCTTTTGCTGTATTTCTCTCCGAAATAGGCCCTGATCACCTCGGGGTCCTTGACCACCGCCTCCGGGGCGTCCTCGCTTATCTTCTCCCCCCCGTTCAGCACGACGAGCTTGTCGGCGATCGGCATTATAGCCTCCATTATGTGCTCCACCATGAGCACGGTGATGCCATCGTCCTTCATCCTCTGGATCAGCTCCACCATCTCCCTGGTCTCGCTGGAGGTCAGTCCCGCGGCGGCCTCGTCCAGCAGGATCAGCCTCGGACCGGTGGCCAGAGCACGCGCGACCTCGAGCCTCTTCTTGTTCCCTATGGTCAGCCCGCCTGCCCGGCGGTTCTTATAGGGAGACAAGAGGCTCATGTCAAGGCACCTTTCCGCTATGGAGGCGGCCTCTTCGGGATTGCCGGTGCGCATGTAGGCCCCCACGAGGATATTCTCCATCACGGTCATCTCCCTCAGGGGACGGACCACCTGGAAGGTCCTTGCCACCCCTAGCCTGGCGATCCTCCACGAGGGCAGGTTGGTGATATCCCTGTCCTCGAAGAAAACCCTCCCCGATGTCGGCCTGTACATACCGGCCACGCAATTGAACAGAGTGGTCTTGCCCGCTCCGTTGGGTCCTATGAGGCCGACTATCGAGCCCCTCTCCACGTCGAACGAGACGTCGTTGTTGGCGACGAGGGCACCGAAGGTCTTCGTCAGGTTTTTGACTGTCAGTATGGCCATCACAGGTCACCTCCCTTTGCGGAAGGATCCTCTTCGCGAGGCGCCAATCGGCGGATAAGCCCCATGATACCCGTAGGCTGTCGGATCATCGTGACGATGATTATCAACCCGAATACTATCAGGTCGATGCCGGACCCAAGGTGGGTCAGGTAGGCCCGTGTGTACTCCTGCAGCGGTATCAGAACCGCGGCCCCGAGAAGCGGCCCCCAGAAGGTCCCCAGTCCGCCGAGGATGGTGATCAGCACGAACTTCATCGACATGTCAAGCGACATCACCATCGGAGGATCGACCCTGTAGTTGTACTGTGCGAAGAATGCGCCGCAGAGGCCCGCGAGTCCGGCGGACAGAGCCATGGCCGACAGTTTCACCACGGAGCTGTTGACCCCGAGCGACTCGGCGGTCTCCTGTCCCTCTCGCACCGCCCTAAGGTAGTAGCCCATCCTGTGGGAGTCGATCCAGCGCACTACGCCGAATATCAGCGCGAAGAGGAAGAGCGCCCCGAAGTAGTAGCCCGTCTTGTCGGAGGACCAGGAGAAGTTCCTCCAACCGTCCTCCAGTATCGGGTAGTCGAGCCCTATCGCGCCACCCACCCAGTTCCAGATCATGAAGAGCCTGTTGAATATCTCGACGATGGCGAAGGTGGCTATGGCGAAGTAGTGCCCCTTCAGGCGGAAACATGGAGCGCTGATCGGTATCGAAACCACCGCGGCCAGCAGCGCCCCGACGGGAGCGCCGAACCAGGGCAGGGAGTTGTACTGGACCACGGCCATCGCCGCACCGTAGGCGCCTATTCCAAAGAATACGGCATGTCCGAAGGAGGTCTGCCCGCAGTAGCCGCTGATGATGTTCCAGGCCTGGGCCATGGCCGCATAGAGCAGTACCATCGTCAGAACGTGACCGTGAAATGTGTTCTCCACGCCGCCCGGTATGAACGGGAGGACGACCGCGCCAGCGAGAAGAGCGTACCATAGTCTATCCGATAGTTTTTTAGTATTCATGCACGCTCACCACCCGAACAGCCCTCTCGGGCGAACCAGTATGACCGCCAGGTAGACGGCGAAGACCGCCGCGTACTTCACCACGGCGGCAATGTAGAAGCCCGTGAAGGACTCCACCAGCCCGATTATTAACGCCGCCAGCAGGGCGCCCGGGATGCTTCCAAAACCTCCGAGCGCGACGACGACGAACGCGATCAGGCTGAACAGAGACCCGACCTCAGGGTAGACGGCAAGGTATGAGGTCATCATGCCCCCTGTTATTCCGACGCAGGCGCCGCCGATCCCGAATACCATGAGATAGATATGCTCGGTTCTGATACCCATTAACTCCGCCGCCTCGCTGTCCATCGCTGTTGCCTGTATCGCCCATCCAAGCCTGGTCTTCTTCAGCATCCAGTAGAGGCAGGCTAGGACGACAAGAGCGAAGGCAGCGGTCACAAGTTGAGGCACGGAAAGTATGGCGCCGCCCAGGGAGATGGTCTTGCCCTCCATTATGGTCCCGGACAGCAGCCTGAAGTTCGGGGTGAAGCGGTTCATGCAGAAGTTTTTCAGAACCATCGAGAGCCCGAAAGTGGCAAGCAGAGGCGCCATGGCGGACTTCCCGAGGCTGTTCCTGATTATCAGCCTGTAGGTCGCCGCCCCCATGATAAACAGGAAGACACCCGCCGCGATCCAGGAAAAGAGGGGGTCCACGTTCAGAAAGAAGCCTATCCAGTAGCTGACGTACATCCCGACCATCAGGAACTCCCCGTGTGCGAAGTTTATTACGTCCATAACTCCCCATATCATACTCAGTCCCGCGGCGACAAGCGCATAGACAAGGCCGTTGAGAAGGCCATCCAGAAGGACCTGAAGAAAACTGCTCATAATCCGCTCAACCTCCTGAAAAAAGGGGGAGGCAAAATGCCGCCCCCTCGAAACAGTGCAATTCAGATAATATTCTGCCTAGTCCCTCTCGTCCCAGGGGGTCATCGGGAATATTGGATCGGAGTTCTGGAACTTCTCCGGATAGATGGTGTTGTACTGAAGGTCCTTGATCTGCGTGATGACGCTGAGGGCCTTGATGTTCTGGCCGCCCGGCTCGAAGGCCACCTCGCCGCTGAGGGAGAGGGGGGACTCGAAGGTCTCGGTCGCAAGTATCTCGCGGACCTTCTCAGTGTCGACCTCGCCGGCCATCTCAATGGCCTGGCCCAGGACCAGCAGCATGACGGCCTCCTGGAGGGAGTCACTGTCAAACTCCTGGTTGGCGAGCGGGAAGTAGAATTTCTCCTGCACCTTCAGGGCCTCGGGCATGAAGTCCTTCGCCAGCTCCGGTGAGAAGCTCATTCCGCCCATGAAGTAGTCTCCGTCCCCTGCGAGCTCCTTCTGGACCGCGGGGTTCTGGTAGCCGGTGCAGAAGTTGATGGCGATCCTGGGAAGCCAGTTGACCTGCTTCATGGTGCGCACCCACAGTGAGTAGTCTCCGCCCAGAGCCGCACCGAAGACCGCGTCCGGATTGGCCGCCTTGAGGGTCTGGACCTCGCTGTTGAGGTTGGTCGCGCCGTTGTTGAACGGGACGTCCGCCACGACCTCGAGACCGATCTTCGCCGCCGCCGCCTTGCCCTCGTCGGCCGCGTGCTTTCCGAACTCGGTGTTCTCGTAGATGAGGCCGAGGGTCTTTATCCCCGCACCCTTCTCCTCGTTGAGGTACGTGATGTAGTCGGTGAACTCGGTGGCCTCGATGGCGTCGGTCGGGGCATGGCGGAAGAAGTACTTGTAATCCCTCTCGGTGAGCGCGGCGGAGCTGGACGCCCCGCATAGGAAGAGCTTCTTGGCCCGCTCGGCCACCGCGCTGGCGGGCTTCGTGGCCGCGCTATTATAGCTGCCTATGATGGCGAAGACGCCCTCCTGGTTGTACAGGCGCTCCGCCTCGGACTTCGCGACATCGGGCTTGCCCTGGTGATCGGCCTTGATTATCTCGATCTTGTATCCGTCCAGCAGGCCGGCCTTCGCCGCTAGGGGAACGTTGAAATCCTCGTAAGCGCCGTTGATCAGCTCGGCCGCGGCGAGAACGGAGTTCAGGCAGTTCTGTCCGGAAACGGCCGACGAACCGGTCAGCGGGAAGAGAGTGCCGATCTTGATTACCTTCTCCTCGGCCACAGCGCCTCCGGCCAAGAGAAGAGCGCCTAGCACACATACTACAATGGTGAAAGCGATTTTCCTGAGCATAAGACTGCATTCCTCCTTCAAGTGGATAGATCTGTTATGCGGATGCCCGAGACGACTTCTGGATCACGGCTTAGCCTGAGCCACCCCCTTCCATCGGGCAACCGTCGACTCCTGTTACCAAACGATAGTATTAGCACGAGGCGGTTTTGTCAATCCGACGTTGCTTAGTTAAAGGGGTGCGAATCGGCATCGCGTCAGACGTACAGCTTGTTCCCAGGCATCCCTGCCGCCCTCGGAATTCGCTCTTCGTCCATCCTCAGCAGCCATTCTGCGAGACGGGCAAAGCCCGCGTCAAAGGCCGAGGGCATCACGATGTCCGCAACGGAGAGCACCTCGGGAGTGGCGTCAAGCGGCGCAGCCGCCAGGTCGGCCTCCTTCAGCATCTCCACGTCGTTATGATGGTCACCCACGGCTACGACGATCTCTGGACGCTCCGAGAGTGAATCCAGCCACCTCCGCAGAGCCGACCCCTTGGACACTCCCGGGGACAGCACGTCGAGGTATCCCTCGCCCGCCTGCATGATCTCGGCCCTGTCTCCGAAACTGTGTTTCATCTTCCGTTCCAGCGGCAGTATGTGCTTTCTCTCGCCGTAGAAGAGCACCCGGAAGACCTGGTCAGGAGTGAAAGGCGCCTCGCAGGAGGCCTCCACGGTGATTCCGGACCCGGTGAGGTAGCTGCCCGTTATGTGATCATCCTCCCTGCAGAAGGCGAGTTCGTCGCCTACCACCTGAAGCTCGACTGGGCAGTCCCAGCCTGCCTTGAGGACCTCGTGGGCCAGGCCGGGATCCATTGGTGTCTCGAAGACGGGCCTGCGTGTCCTGTGATCCATAACCCTGGCCCCGTTGTAGACGATCGCGGGCAACTCCGTCCCCGTCGCTCTTACGTGATGCATAGAGGAGGCGAGCATTCTGCCGGTCGCCACCATGATGTCCCAGCCATTTTTGCGAAGGCGCTCGCAGGCGGACACAACCTCCGGCGAGATGTCGTTTCCTATGGACAAGGTCTCGTCGATATCCGTAACCACTAGCTTCATCTGGTATTCATCCTCCATGAAAAGGGCCCGTATCCCCGAGAAACGGAGAAGCGGGCCCTTGAACTCGATGATGTCTTTTCGCCGAGGTGGGTCTACTTGCCGGCCGCCTTCTTCTTGAGCTCCTGGATGACGTCGTCGGTGATGTCGATGCCTCCGAAGTAGACAGCGGATTGCTCGATGACGACGGTAAGGCCCTTGAGCCTGGCCACTGTCCTGACGGCCACCTGGGCCTCCTGGAAGATCGGCTGCATCAGGCGGGCCTCCTCCTGGGCCAGCTCGCTCCTCTTGGCATTGAAGATCTGGGCCTTCTTATTCTGATCCGGCTCCTTCTCCATCGCCAGCCTCGTCTCGTTTTCCTTCTGGGAGCTTATCTGCTGCAGCTGCTTTGTGACACCCTCGAACTTCGGGTGCTGAAATATGATCTTCTGAGAATCTATCACGCCGATCTTCTCGTTCGCGGAAGCGACCGCGACCGTCAAGACGGAGAAGATGAACACCATTAACAGAAGAACCCCTATGCGTTTTCTCAAGAACATCGAACTACCTCCTCGACTTTTTTGCTATTCTTTTTACCCCTAAGAAGTATATACTCCGTATCATGAAAAGTCCAGATAATCCGCCCGCAAGAGCCCCGATTACATCTGGTCGCACACGGCGCAGACCGAGTCGACCACCCTTCGTACGTCGTCGTCGGAAAGACCGTAGAAGAGCGGCATGCTGATCTCCCTGGCGTAGAGCTCCTCCGCACGGGGAAATTCGCCCGGACTGTAACCGAAGCGCCGCCTGTAGTAAGGGTGCAATGGGACGGGCGGGTAGTGAACCATCCCGTGTATACCCATCTTCCCGAGGGCCTCGAATGCTCGCGAGCGGCTTTCCCTGCTGAACTGAAGCGGGTACAGGTGGTAGGCGTGCCCTTCGGTACGAGGAGGAATCCGCAAGGACGGAATGCCCTCGAACCGCTCATCGTACGCCGCCGCTATCTCCCTCCGCCTGGCGAGGAACCCCTCCAGCTTCTTCATCTGGCTGACGCCAAGGGCCGCGTGCAGGTCGCTCAGGCGATAGTTGAAGCCGAGGAACTGCATCTCCGTGGCCCACGGCCCGTCGGGGGGCGACATGAAATTGTCCGGCGACTTTTCTATTCCGTGCGTGCGGAAGAGGCGCATTCTCACCGCGAACTCCTCCGAGTCGGTCGTAACCATTCCTCCCTCAGCCGTCGTTATGTGCTTGACCGGGTGGAAGCTGAAGGCCGTCATGTGAGCCTCCT belongs to Synergistaceae bacterium and includes:
- a CDS encoding ABC transporter ATP-binding protein; this encodes MLEVKDIHCGYDGAPVIRGLSLEVNKGEIVAIIGANGAGKSTTMRAVCGLMHPTRGQILFEGEDITRAPASSNVRKGLSYIPEGRRLFPKLTVKENLELGAFIHDDRALIEERLEEMFKLFPRLKDRSAQTAETLSGGEQQMCAIARGLMSGPKLIMLDELSLGLMPSLVERVFETVVLINERGITVLLVEQMVQEALEIADRGYVLQTGRLVQSGTARELLDSDEVKRAYMGM
- a CDS encoding ABC transporter ATP-binding protein produces the protein MAILTVKNLTKTFGALVANNDVSFDVERGSIVGLIGPNGAGKTTLFNCVAGMYRPTSGRVFFEDRDITNLPSWRIARLGVARTFQVVRPLREMTVMENILVGAYMRTGNPEEAASIAERCLDMSLLSPYKNRRAGGLTIGNKKRLEVARALATGPRLILLDEAAAGLTSSETREMVELIQRMKDDGITVLMVEHIMEAIMPIADKLVVLNGGEKISEDAPEAVVKDPEVIRAYFGEKYSKRLQRDSKGVDSDGRDARG
- a CDS encoding branched-chain amino acid ABC transporter permease; its protein translation is MNTKKLSDRLWYALLAGAVVLPFIPGGVENTFHGHVLTMVLLYAAMAQAWNIISGYCGQTSFGHAVFFGIGAYGAAMAVVQYNSLPWFGAPVGALLAAVVSIPISAPCFRLKGHYFAIATFAIVEIFNRLFMIWNWVGGAIGLDYPILEDGWRNFSWSSDKTGYYFGALFLFALIFGVVRWIDSHRMGYYLRAVREGQETAESLGVNSSVVKLSAMALSAGLAGLCGAFFAQYNYRVDPPMVMSLDMSMKFVLITILGGLGTFWGPLLGAAVLIPLQEYTRAYLTHLGSGIDLIVFGLIIIVTMIRQPTGIMGLIRRLAPREEDPSAKGGDL
- a CDS encoding branched-chain amino acid ABC transporter permease encodes the protein MSSFLQVLLDGLLNGLVYALVAAGLSMIWGVMDVINFAHGEFLMVGMYVSYWIGFFLNVDPLFSWIAAGVFLFIMGAATYRLIIRNSLGKSAMAPLLATFGLSMVLKNFCMNRFTPNFRLLSGTIMEGKTISLGGAILSVPQLVTAAFALVVLACLYWMLKKTRLGWAIQATAMDSEAAELMGIRTEHIYLMVFGIGGACVGITGGMMTSYLAVYPEVGSLFSLIAFVVVALGGFGSIPGALLAALIIGLVESFTGFYIAAVVKYAAVFAVYLAVILVRPRGLFGW
- a CDS encoding ABC transporter substrate-binding protein, coding for MLRKIAFTIVVCVLGALLLAGGAVAEEKVIKIGTLFPLTGSSAVSGQNCLNSVLAAAELINGAYEDFNVPLAAKAGLLDGYKIEIIKADHQGKPDVAKSEAERLYNQEGVFAIIGSYNSAATKPASAVAERAKKLFLCGASSSAALTERDYKYFFRHAPTDAIEATEFTDYITYLNEEKGAGIKTLGLIYENTEFGKHAADEGKAAAAKIGLEVVADVPFNNGATNLNSEVQTLKAANPDAVFGAALGGDYSLWVRTMKQVNWLPRIAINFCTGYQNPAVQKELAGDGDYFMGGMSFSPELAKDFMPEALKVQEKFYFPLANQEFDSDSLQEAVMLLVLGQAIEMAGEVDTEKVREILATETFESPLSLSGEVAFEPGGQNIKALSVITQIKDLQYNTIYPEKFQNSDPIFPMTPWDERD
- a CDS encoding HAD family phosphatase; translated protein: MKLVVTDIDETLSIGNDISPEVVSACERLRKNGWDIMVATGRMLASSMHHVRATGTELPAIVYNGARVMDHRTRRPVFETPMDPGLAHEVLKAGWDCPVELQVVGDELAFCREDDHITGSYLTGSGITVEASCEAPFTPDQVFRVLFYGERKHILPLERKMKHSFGDRAEIMQAGEGYLDVLSPGVSKGSALRRWLDSLSERPEIVVAVGDHHNDVEMLKEADLAAAPLDATPEVLSVADIVMPSAFDAGFARLAEWLLRMDEERIPRAAGMPGNKLYV
- a CDS encoding OmpH family outer membrane protein encodes the protein MFLRKRIGVLLLMVFIFSVLTVAVASANEKIGVIDSQKIIFQHPKFEGVTKQLQQISSQKENETRLAMEKEPDQNKKAQIFNAKRSELAQEEARLMQPIFQEAQVAVRTVARLKGLTVVIEQSAVYFGGIDITDDVIQELKKKAAGK
- the pseC gene encoding UDP-4-amino-4,6-dideoxy-N-acetyl-beta-L-altrosamine transaminase translates to MRSLFYGRQYIDEEDIEAVISVMRGDWLTQGPSVRQFEEAFARYVGTEHAVAFANGTAALHGAYFAAGVEAGDEVLTSAMTFAATGNAALYLGGVPVFGDIDPRTLCLDPKEAAGKATPRTSVIAPVSYAGFPVDLGPFLELAEKNGAVVVEDACHALGATRNGVRVGKEAHMTAFSFHPVKHITTAEGGMVTTDSEEFAVRMRLFRTHGIEKSPDNFMSPPDGPWATEMQFLGFNYRLSDLHAALGVSQMKKLEGFLARRREIAAAYDERFEGIPSLRIPPRTEGHAYHLYPLQFSRESRSRAFEALGKMGIHGMVHYPPVPLHPYYRRRFGYSPGEFPRAEELYAREISMPLFYGLSDDDVRRVVDSVCAVCDQM